Proteins encoded in a region of the Zea mays cultivar B73 chromosome 4, Zm-B73-REFERENCE-NAM-5.0, whole genome shotgun sequence genome:
- the LOC103654108 gene encoding ethylene receptor 3, producing MVTLDCESCDLFLASPRQLANLVSIVITTTISGAAELTMLCPRSGCSSRSRRHSSPPPPPPPPAVRMRWLLLLAFAAAPAAGEMGYAHCGCDGSGGAGGGSGFWSLDNIFKWQKVSDLLIAAAYFSIPLEILYFVAGLRHLLPFRWVLVQFGAFIVLCGLTHLLAAFTYEPHPFMVVLLLTAAKFLTALVSFLTAITLLTLIPQLLRVKVRESLLWIKARELDREVVLMKRQEEASWHVRMLTQEIRRSLDRHTVLYTTLIELSRVLALDNCAVWMPSEDKSGMCLTHELRRGSDDGEAVVGADDADVLEVKGADGVKLLPPGSVLGSASGGGKEGTGTVAAIRMPMLRVADFKGGTPQVIKASYAVLVLVPPSGRKWAPHELEIVEVVADQVAVALSHASLLEESQAMRDRLAEQNRELLQARRDALMANEARDAFQRVMSQGMRRPIHSVQGLVSVVQEEEGLASEQRLVVDAVARTATVVSTLINDVMEMSAATSQERFPLETRPFRLRSMVRDAACVARCLCDLSGRFGFAVHVENVLPDLVIGDERRIFHVLLHMVGNLIGRVDEGDVTFRVRADDEATEDQRWDPWRPSYSGGHSSVRFVVGVKRQQNAGDSLPRFLRRPRTHDGLDLRLSFSMCRKLVQTMQGNIWAVLDGQGLPESMTLVLRFQLQPSLASSNLLGGSFDQEHYSSLPSNQIAGLKVLLIDDDEINLVVARKLLERLGCTVSSGSGLMDSSSACASFQLVMVNLEMSAIDPLDAASRIRQQYRSSHWPLVMAMTSEQNVWEKCAQSGINGVLKKPLVLLEVKEELERILQNT from the exons ATGGTAACGCTAGACTGCGAAAGTTGCGATCTTTTTCTCGCATCTCCTCGGCAACTTGCCAATTTGGTCAGCATCGTCATCACCACCACCATCAGCGGCGCAGCTGAACTGACGATGCTTTGCCCGAGATCCGGATGCTCATCCAGATCGAGACGCCATtcatctccccccccccccccccccccccccgccgtgcGGATGCGGTGGCTCCTCCTCTTGGCGTTCGCCGCCGCCCCCGCCGCCGGCGAGATGGGGTACGCGCATTGCGGCTGCGACGGCAGCGGCGGCGCTGGCGGTGGAAGCGGGTTCTGGAGCCTGGACAACATCTTCAAGTGGCAGAAGGTGAGCGACCTGCTCATCGCGGCGGCCTACTTCTCCATCCCGCTTGAGATCCTCTACTTCGTCGCGGGGCTCCGCCACCTGCTCCCGTTCCGGTGGGTGCTGGTCCAGTTCGGCGCCTTCATCGTGCTGTGCGGCCTCACCCACCTGCTGGCGGCCTTCACCTACGAGCCCCACCCGTTCATGGTCGTGCTGCTCCTCACTGCCGCCAAGTTCCTCACGGCGCTCGTCTCCTTCCTCACCGCCATCACGCTGCTCACGCTCATCCCGCAACTGCTGCGCGTCAAGGTCCGCGAGAGCCTGCT GTGGATCAAGGCCCGCGAGCTGGACCGCGAGGTGGTTCTCATGAAGCGGCAGGAGGAGGCGAGCTGGCACGTCCGCATGCTCACCCAGGAGATCCGCCGCTCGCTGGACCGCCACACCGTGCTCTACACCACGCTCATCGAGCTCTCCAGGGTGCTCGCGCTCGACAACTGCGCCGTCTGGATGCCATCCGAGGACAAGTCCGGAATGtgcctcacacacgagctccggCGGGGCAGCGACGACGGCGAGGCCGTAGTGGGCGCTGACGACGCGGACGTCCTCGAGGTCAAGGGCGCCGACGGGGTCAAGCTGCTGCCGCCGGGCTCGGTACTTGGCTCCGCCAGCGGCGGCGGCAAGGAGGGGACCGGCACGGTGGCGGCGATCCGAATGCCGATGCTCAGGGTCGCCGACTTCAAGGGTGGGACGCCCCAGGTGATCAAGGCAAGCTACGCCGTGCTGGTTCTGGTGCCGCCCAGCGGCAGGAAGTGGGCGCCGCACGAGCTGGAGATCGTGGAGGTGGTCGCCGACCAGGTGGCCGTGGCGCTCTCGCACGCCTCGCTGCTGGAGGAGTCGCAGGCGATGCGTGACAGGCTGGCCGAGCAGAACCGCGAGCTGCTGCAGGCGAGGCGGGACGCTCTCATGGCGAACGAGGCCAGGGACGCGTTCCAGCGCGTCATGAGCCAGGGAATGCGGAGGCCCATCCACTCCGTCCAGGGACTGGTGTCCGTGGTGCAGGAGGAGGAGGGACTGGCGTCCGAGCAGAGGCTCGTCGTCGACGCTGTGGCGCGGACCGCAACCGTCGTCTCGACGCTCATCAACGACGTCATGGAGATGTCCGCGGCCACCAGCCAGGAGCGCTTCCCGCTGGAGACGCGGCCGTTCCGCCTGCGCTCCATGGTGAGGGACGCCGCCTGCGTGGCCAGGTGTCTCTGTGACCTGAGCGGGCGGTTTGGTTTCGCGGTGCACGTGGAGAACGTGCTGCCGGACCTTGTCATCGGCGATGAGCGGAGGATCTTCCACGTCCTGCTGCACATGGTAGGCAATCTGATCGGTCGGGTCGACGAGGGGGACGTCACGTTCCGGGTGCGCGCCGATGATGAGGCGACGGAGGACCAGAGGTGGGATCCGTGGAGGCCGAGCTACTCCGGTGGGCACTCGTCGGTCAGGTTTGTGGTCGGGGTGAAGAGGCAGCAGAACGCAGGCGACTCGCTTCCGCGGTTCTTGCGGCGGCCAAGGACCCATGACGGGTTGGATCTCAGGCTCAGCTTCAGCATGTGCAGGAAGCTTGTGCAG ACGATGCAAGGGAACATCTGGGCAGTTCTCGACGGCCAAGGACTCCCGGAGAGCATGACCCTGGTCCTGAGGTTCCAGCTCCAACCATCGCTGGCGAGCTCCAACCTCCTCGGAGGGTCGTTTGATCAGGAGCACTACTCATCATTGCCATCTAACCAAATAGCCGGGCTGAAGGTTCTGCTCATCGATGACGACGAGATCAACCTGGTGGTGGCCCGGAAGCTCCTGGAGAGGCTAGGCTGCACCGTTTCCTCAGGCTCGGGACTCATGGACTCTTCCTCTGCCTGTGCCTCGTTCCAGCTCGTCATGGTTAACCTCGAGATGTCAGCGATAGATCCCCTGGATGCTGCCTCGAGGATCAGGCAGCAGTACAGGAGCTCGCACTGGCCCCTGGTGATGGCCATGACGTCGGAGCAGAACGTGTGGGAGAAGTGCGCGCAGTCCGGGATCAACGGCGTCCTGAAGAAGCCGCTTGTTCTGCTGGAAGTGAAAGAAGAGCTCGAGCGGATCCTTCAGAACACATGA
- the LOC103654111 gene encoding uncharacterized protein isoform X2 produces MLRRPPPLRLGTRNRATTCHMRHTAAHQSRSPLSLSALAPAGTKATCRRALHRRRHHLVPAQVTCCRCHAIKREEGPVAAAISADRVALLAHLAGPLDASLHPCSLPTPKQLSGDIHEEVETHNRMLDRMGSDMDTSRGFLSGTVGKFKTVFETKSTGLLLDQVESSTVKVLWGWACSRTF; encoded by the exons ATGCTGCGTCGGCCGCCACCCCTCCGGCTGGGCACACGGAACCGGGCAACAACTTGCCACATGCGTCACACTGCCGCGCACCAAAGCCGAAGCCCGCTGTCGCTGTCGGCCCTGGCACCCGCGGGCACCAAAGCCACCTGCCGTCGGGCGCTCCACCGCCGTCGCCACCATCTTGTGCCTGCCCAGGTCACTTGTTGTCGTTGCCATGCCATCAAACGAGAGGAGGGCCCCGTCGCCGCCGCCATCTCGGCCGACCGCGTAGCCCTGCTGGCGCACCTCGCCGGGCCACTGGACGCCTCTCTCCATCCGTGCAGCCTCCCAACGCCCAAGCAG TTGTCAGGTGATATCCACGAAGAGGTGGAGACTCATAACAGAATGCTAGACCGAATG GGGAGCGACATGGATACATCAAGGGGCTTTCTCTCTGGCACCGTGGGCAAATTCAAGACG GTGTTCGAGACCAAATCTACTGGTTTACTACTTGACCAGGTAGAATCATCCACGGTGAAAGTTTTGTGGGGCTGGGCGTGTTCAAGAACATTCTGA